CGCGCCTTTTGGTAGAGGCTGGCCCGCGCAAGGAAGCCCGCGTAGGTGGGGGCATCGGTGATGTAGGCCACTTTGTTGCCCGAGCGCTCAAACAGTGAACACAATAAATTGATACCGCCGGTGGAACCAACGGTGGGAATCAGGTGTTCGGGCGCTAAATCTGCCTTGAAGTCTGCCCCGTATATGTTGGCGAACAACTCACGGGTGCGCAGTGCGCCTTGGGTATCTGTGTAGCCGTAAAGCGGCTGCAAAACCGCTTTGGTGCCCGTGGTTTGCCCGAGGTGCGCGTAGTAGGCATCTTTGTGGGCCAAAAACGCCGTAGGGTCTGTAACCTCGGGGTGCGGGTAGCCAGCGCCCAGGTGGTGTAGGGCCAGGCCCTTGGATTTGGCAATTTGCGCAAGCTTCGGCAGGGCGGCGGCCATTTCGCGGGTTACGCTCACGGGAGCTTGGGTGAGTTGGGTTGCATGCATGGTTTGGTCACTGACAGCGATAATAGTCTCGCCATGATGCGTAATGGCGCTTGAAATCTCAAGAGAGCGGTCGCTGGTAGTGCTTTGCTTTGTTAAACTTTTGCGCCTGGTGCCCCTCTGGAATTTGCTATGAAGCCTTTTGTTGTAAACAGTAAGTTTGAGCCCGCTGGCGATCAGCCCACGGCCATAGCAGGCCTTGTGAAGGGGCTAGAGGCAGGCCTTGCGCACCAAACGCTGCTGGGTGTTACAGGATCGGGTAAAACCTTCACCATCGCCAATGTGATTGCCCAGATGCAGCGCCCCACCATGGTCATGGCACCCAACAAAACCCTGGCTGCGCAGTTATACGGTGAATTCAAGGAATTCTTTCCGGAAAACGCAGTGGAGTATTTCGTGTCTTACTACGATTACTACCAGCCGGAAGCCTATGTGCCGTCGTCAGATACGTTTATTGAAAAAGACGCCTCGATAAACGAGCACATAGAGCAGATGCGTCTATCTGCCACTAAAGCGCTTATGGAGCGCAAAGACGCCATTGTAGTGGCGACGGTTTCCGCGATTTACGGCCTGGGTGACCCAGAGGCCTACCTGAAAATGGTGATCCATCTGGTGCGCGGTGATCGGGTAGATCAGCGCACCTTGCTGCGCCGCTTGGCGGAGTTGCAATACACCCGCAATGACATGGATTTTCACCGTGCTACCTATCGCGTGCGCGGTGAAATAATTGATATCTACCCGGCAGATTCCGATGCCGATGCCGTGCGCGTTGAATTGTTCGACGATGAAATTGAACAAATCACATTGTTTGACCCGCTCACCGGTGCCCCTATTCGCAAGGTAGCACGCTTCACTGTTTACCCCAAGTCTCACTATGTGACGCCCCGCGAGCGCATTTTGGAGGCAGTTGAACAAATTAAAGTGGATTTGGCCGAGCGGCTTCTGCATTTGCGCGCCACCAATCAACTGGTTGCCGCCGAGCGTCTGGAGCAGCGCACCCGTTACGATATAGAAATGATGGTGGAGCTGGGCTACTGCAACGGCATTGAAAACTATTCCCGCTATTTGTCTGGCCGCGAGCCCGGGGCTGCGCCGCCCACACTGTTTGATTACCTGCCGCCCGATGCCTTGCTGGTGATTGATGAATCCCACGTGGGCATTCCGCAAATCGGTGGTATGTACCGCGGTGATCGCTCGCGCAAGGAAACTCTGGTGGAATACGGGTTTCGCTTGCCCTCGGCACTAGATAACCGCCCCATGCGCTTTGATGAATGGGAGCGGCTGGCACCGCAGATGATTTTTGTATCGGCCACCCCTGGCGATTATGAAAAAGAACACGCAGGCCAAGTGGTAGAGCAGGTGGTGCGTCCCACGGGGCTTGTTGACCCGCAAGTGGAGGTGCGGCCCGCGCAAACCCAGGTGGATGATGCGCTGTCTGAAATTCGTGCGCGCGTGAATGTGGATGAGCGGGTGTTAATAACCGTGCTCACCAAACGCATGGCGGAAGACTTGACCGAATACTTGGCCGAACATGGCGTGCGTGTGCGCTATTTGCACTCGGATATCGACACCGTAGAGCGCGTTGAAATTATTCGCGATTTACGGCTGGGCGAATTTGATGTGCTGGTGGGCATTAACCTTTTGCGCGAAGGCCTGGATATGCCAGAGGTATCACTGGTGATGATTATGGATGCCGACAAAGAAGGTTTTCTGCGCTCCGAGCGCTCGCTTATTCAAACCATTGGCCGGGCAGCGCGTAACCTGAACGGCAAGGCGATTTTGTATGCCGATAAAATCACGGGCTCTATGGAGCGCGCGATGGGTGAAACCGAGCGCCGCCGCAACAAGCAGCTGGAGCACAACGAAGCCCATGGTATTACCCCTAAAGGCGTTAAGAAATCTGTTGCCGATATTCTTGAGGCAGGGCAGGCGCCGGGCAAAAAACGCCAGAAGGGTGCAGGGCGTAAGGGCAGGTACGAGGTGGAAGTGCCCGAAGGTGATGTGTGGTCGCAAATTGCGGCGCTTGAAACAAAGATGTTCCAGCATGCCAAAGATCTGGAGTTTGAACAGGCCGCCCAAGTGCGTGATGAAATCAGCAAATTAAAACAGAAGGCCGTGTGATAAGCGCTTGAAATACCCGGCCGGTGCCGATGAGGCATTGGCCAGGTTGTTCGTGCTACATTGGCATGGCTTAGAAAAGCCTGCCTCTATACTCAGTAGTTGAGCTCTACCACTACCCTAAAGCCCACATCGCTGTAGCGCTTACCCGCAAAGCGGCCCTCGCGGTAATAGTTTGTGATTTCCGAGGCGGAGTCTTTCATGGAGCCGCCGCGCACTGTGCGCTTGTTGCAGTCTGACGTGATTACAGCAGAGCCATCGCGCGGTGCGGAAACGAAGTGGTTCTGGAAGCAATCTTCCACCCATTCGGCCACGTTGCCGGCGGTATCGAATACACCGTAAGGGTTGGCAGAGTAGGTGCCCACCGGCGCTGTTTTGGTGATGAACAGGCCTGCAAAATCGCTGTCGCAGCGCGAGCGACAATTGGCTTTGCCCTTGGCGTCGCCCTCCCACCAGTAATCACCGGTGGTGCCGGCGCGGGCAACGTACTCCCACTCGGCCTCGGTGGGCAGCCGGTAGCGTTTACCGGTGGTTTTAGACAGCCAGGCAACGTAGTTTTGCGCCTCTTCCCAGCTCACATTGATGGCCGGGCGCGCGCCGCGGCCCCAGCGGTTGTCATCTAACTGGCCCAGGCTTTCGGCCTTCAGGTATTTATCAAAATCCGCGAAGGTAATTTCAAAGCGGCTAATGGCAAAGGCTTCGCTAATGGTTACGCTGCGAATGGGCATAGTGGTGCTGCTGTTTTTATCGCCCATGTCAAAGCGGCCGGGGCCGATGATGACCATCTCCGGCCCCAGTTCGCCACTGGCCAAATCATTTTTGAAAATACTGCCAGGCTGAATGACCTTTTTTAGTTTTACGGTGTGTTCTAACTGCGCGTTGTCGATTTGCACCCACTCTTCATAGCCGTGGTAGCCCTTGGCGGTAACCTCAACGCGGTAGCGGCCGGCGGGTAGCTCTATGCCGTGGCGGTAGCGGTCTCTGATGTTCAAAATGCGAATGCGTGCATCCTCCGGGTCTGCAGTCACCGTAAGTGCATAGGTGGGTGGCGGCGGTGCGGGTGTTTCCTCGGGTTCAGGCTCGGGCAGTGCAACGTCGATAGCTGCCTCTTCTGGCGGGGCATCTGTACTCTGTTGGGTCACGGTTGCTGCGGGCGCAGGGCTGGCTACAGCGGCTTCTGGCGTGGGCTCGGGGGTAGGGCTTCTGAGTATAGGTTGTGGCGACTCAGTGGCAGCCACAGGCAACACCGTTTGGGCTTTTTCATCCACCAGCGCTGCGCTAAATTGCGCGGCATTGTATAGCCAGTAGGGGTAGCTATGTTCGCCCGGCAAATCAAAGCGCGCCAGTGCCACAGAAAAGGTAAACCACAGGGTGCCCACCACCGCAGAAATAGACAGCACCCGGGCCAGGCTGAACTTCGGGCGCCCGGCGGCTTGATAGAAAGCCGCTTTTTGAATGCGCGTAGACACCACGGTGGAGCGGTCGTTTTCGCTCGTGTCGGGCGTGGTGGTTACCTCGGTAATGGTGATGTTGGGGCGCCGGTAAAAGCCCCGCTTGGGTGACCAGCGCCAGCTGTATACCTCTTGGGCGATGGCTTTTATCTGGGCTGCAATGGCCACATAACTTGTGAGTACCAGTGCTTTAAAGAGCGTGGCAATATGCATGGCCGAAGGCTCGGTATTCGACATATACCTGGGCCGGCTGCCACTTAAGGTGGCATCTAGCTCTTCAATGGCAATCGCAATTTCCCGCCCGCGTTGGAAGCGGTCATCGGGATCTTTGGCGAGCAATTTATTAAGCAGTTTCTGGTACAGTGAATATTGTGGCGGCAGCCGCGGAATAGGGGCGGTAAGGTGCTTGATGGCAATGGCTACCGCTTCATCTGCCTTAAACGGTACAGAGCCTGTAAGCATTTCATAAAACACAATGCCCAGGCTGTAAATATCCGATCGCCCGTCAATACTTTTGCCGCGAGCCTGCTCTGGGCTCATGTAATGGGGTGTGCCCACTACCATGCCCGCGTTGGTCATTTGCGATGAGCTGCTGACGGTTTTTGCCACGCCAAAATCTGATAGCACCGCCGAGTTGTTTTCGCGAAACAAAATGTTTTCAGGCTTGATGTCGCGGTGGATGTAACCCTTTTCGTGCGCTAGATCCAGGGCCAGGGCCATTTCGCGCATGATGCGCAGAATTTCAGCGGTGCTGAGGCCTGTGGCCATTTTGTCGTGCACTGAACCACCGGGCAGGTAGTCCATGGCGATGTAGTTCAGGTTTTTATAGCGGCCAATATCGTAAATAGAAACAATGTTGGGGTGCGAGAGCTGGCCAACAATGTTGGCCTCGCGCTGAAAACGCTCGCTGAAAATCGGATCGGCATTGAGCGCAGGCGACATAACCTTCAGCGCCACCTCGCGCCCAACACTCAGCTGAATGGCAAGATAGACGGTAGACATGCCGCCTTGATTGATCTTGCGAATAATTCGGTAACCGGGAATTTGCATATTGTTTTAGCCAAGCAACCAATAGCAAAGCAGCCCAAACGATGCGAGTGCGAGGCTGTAGAGTGAGAAATCGAGACTGGAATTCCCTGTCAGTTCCGGCAGCCAATCCGTTATGGCTGTGTAAAAGCGGCGTTTGGTGAGCGGCGATTCCACCACCTGGATGGTAATGTTGTCGTTGCCGCCGCTGTCGAGTGCGGCCTGTAATAATTTGGAGACGGCGTCTTTCGGTGAGCGGCATTCGCACAGCAAACGGGCCAGTGCTTCATCGTCCAACTCATCGGTCAGGCCATCGGAGCACAGCAATATCCACTGATCTTTTTCCCACACGCCGTGTACTTGATCTACACGCACATTTTTAAGCTCTTGCGAGCCCAGGCATTGGGTGATGACATTGCGATCTGGGTGCTGGTCTTTATCAGCAGCGCTGATGGCACCGGTATCTACCAGCATTTGCACGTAGGAGTGATCGAGCGTGAGTTGCTCCAGGCTGCCGCCGTCTGGTTTGAAGGTCCAGAGGTAGGCGCGACTGTCGCCCACCCAGGCCACTTCATAATCTGATTGTTTGCTTTTAAGGGCTACCACGGTGCTGCCCATGCCCGGCGCGCCTACACCGTCTTTGGCGGCTTGTAATATAGCTTTGTGGGAGTTTTCAATGGCAACACTGAGGTTAACTTGTTGTTTCACCTGTTGCTTGATGCAATCGCGCACTATGGCACTGGCAACTTCACCGGCTTCGTGGCCACCCATACCGTCTGCCACTACCCAAACGCCAACATCGGGGCCTGCGAAGTAGGTGTCCTCGTTGTTGTCACGCGTGAGGCCTTTATCAGTGGCTGCGCTGTAATTGAGTGGTGGCATTTGCCGTCCTGCTCGCTGGAATCATCTTATTAGGTATGTGCCGAACGCTCATTGGCTAAGGGCGGCTGGTGCTGAGCCATGTGGCTTGCAGGCTTTGCCCGGGGCCGATCTTTTACCGCTGCTTCTGCTGCTTGCGAAGCCAGCTTGCGCGGTATTGATGACGCAGGGTAAAGGCATTGCAACAATCGGGCATTCGCATCATACAAATTCTGCAGATTGCCTGCCTATAATTGCGCCACAAACCAGACACGCTCCACAGTTTACCTACTAAATGTAAACGGTAAAGCCATTTTTAGCTAACCTATTGAAAGACTTCGCTCTTTTGCGGCATTATCCCGCCAGAGCTGGGCTTTTCGTGGGGCCCATTAGTGCATTTTGGGGAACTCAAATATGTTGAAACTCCGCTTTAAGAACAATAAGCATAATGCGGTGTGGCTGGTAGAGCCGAAGGTTACCATCGGGCGTGATTCCAAAAACGACATGGTGGTTGATGACGCCAGTGTTGCCGAGCTGCACGCAGAGATACATGTCAATCATGAAGAGCTCACATTGCGGGTGTTAAATCCCGAGCAACCTGTGCGGGTTAATGAGAAAAGCATCAGCAAAGGTGCGCGCTTAAAGGTGAATGACGTGTTAACCCTTGGCAAGGTGCAGCTGCAGGTGGTGGATCCAAAACAGGAGCCCAAGGCCGTGCCCACTCTGGTACGCACCGAAACCACGGGTTGGTCTTTGAAAGCCAATCATGCAGCCCTTGCCAATAAAGTATTCAATATTGCGCCCAAAACCGTGGTGGGCCGGGCCAGCGACTGCGACATAGTGCTGGCGGCGGCCCATTTGTCGCGTCGGCATGCTGAACTCACAGTGAAAGATGGCCTGTTGTATGTAAAGGATTTGGGGTCAGCCAATGGCACCTTCCTCAATGGCACACAGATTACCGAGGCCCGCGTTAAGCGAGGTGATGAGCTCCGTTTCGACACCCTGGGGTTTGGCGTGGTGGGCCCAACCGATGACATGGATAAAACCAGCATTCGCTCTATGCCCAAGCCAAAGCCACAGGCCGCAGCCCGCAAGGGCGGTGTGAAGCGGCCGCTGGAGCCTAATGTTGAGCAGGTTAAGGCGGCCATGGCCGCCCCTGAGGCGGAAGACGAGCAGCCGCGCGCCTCGGCGTTTACCGGCCTCAGTATTACCTTGCTGGTAATTGCCGGCATTGCCTATTGGGCTTGGCAGTCTGGTTATTTTGGCGGCTAGTTCGCCTGCGCCCTGTAAATCGGGCGCGCTAGCGCCCTTGGCCAAAAGCGCCGCCACTGCAATTGGCCCATAGCGCACCTTGCCAAAGCGCCGGCTTCAGGCGCTTTGGCATTCAAGCTTGCGTCGTTAAATCGATAGGCCGCCAAGGCCTGGTTAATTCGATTTAGCGATAAGCGCAAAGCCCTCAAGAACTATTCGTTGTTTAAGTTTTGATCACCTCGGCCGATACCCCCGTAATCTGGTTTATTCCCGGCAGGAGGTATTCAATGTTGGCCCCAATTCAGCCCAATTCAGCGCAATTTTCCCCTGGCTCCCTAACCCCCGATACCTCCCGTGCCCGTCAATCAAGCAGCCTGAGCACACCTGCGCTGCAAGGCGCCAGCAGAAGTGAGCCAGTAGCAGCCACGCGCGAGCAGGGCATCACCCCTGATCGCGCTGCCGGTACCATCTTGTTGTTTATTGAAAACCGCCTGCAGGCAGACGCCGCGGCAGGCATGAGCACCGAAGATCTGCAAAGCCGCTTGGACGCGGGCCTAGAGGGCTTTTTGAAGGGTTTCAATGAAGCCAAAACCATACTCTCTGAAGCAGGGTTGCTGTCTGATGAGCTGATGGCCTCCATTGGTGCCACCTACGACAAAGTGCTCGCTGGCCTTGCCAATATGGCTGAGGAGCTGGGGCTCGATGATAGCGCAATAAAGGCCGCCCAAACCCCTGCCGCTGAAGAGCCCCCCGTACTTGATGCCCCCGATGCAGTAACGGCGCCGGTGGCAGATATCAAGGGCCTGGTAAAAGCCAGCCGTGCCTTTGATTTCAGTGTTACCACCCAAGAGGGCGACAAGGTGCAAATCAGTGCCTCAAGCTTTTTCAAAGCGAACTACGCCGCCAACGGTAATGGCGCGAGCGCAAGCCTGCGCCAGGGCGAAAGTTTCCAGCTGAAAATCCAAGGCGATTTGAATGAGGATGAATTGGCGGCCATTAATGATTTGTTGGGGCAGGTGAATGACTTGGCCGACCAGTTTTATGGCGGCGATTTACAAGCCGCCTTTGAATCTGCCCTAGCATTGGATTTTGATGCCAATGAAATTGCAGGTTTTGCACTGGATTTACAGCAAACCCAAGTGCAAAAAGTAAGAACAACCTATGGCCAGCCGGCTCAGGCTTCGCCCTTCCAGCCTTTAGGCCCAATGGCCGATCAGGTACAAGCGGCGCTGGAATCAGCTCGCCA
This genomic stretch from Simiduia sp. 21SJ11W-1 harbors:
- the uvrB gene encoding excinuclease ABC subunit UvrB, producing the protein MKPFVVNSKFEPAGDQPTAIAGLVKGLEAGLAHQTLLGVTGSGKTFTIANVIAQMQRPTMVMAPNKTLAAQLYGEFKEFFPENAVEYFVSYYDYYQPEAYVPSSDTFIEKDASINEHIEQMRLSATKALMERKDAIVVATVSAIYGLGDPEAYLKMVIHLVRGDRVDQRTLLRRLAELQYTRNDMDFHRATYRVRGEIIDIYPADSDADAVRVELFDDEIEQITLFDPLTGAPIRKVARFTVYPKSHYVTPRERILEAVEQIKVDLAERLLHLRATNQLVAAERLEQRTRYDIEMMVELGYCNGIENYSRYLSGREPGAAPPTLFDYLPPDALLVIDESHVGIPQIGGMYRGDRSRKETLVEYGFRLPSALDNRPMRFDEWERLAPQMIFVSATPGDYEKEHAGQVVEQVVRPTGLVDPQVEVRPAQTQVDDALSEIRARVNVDERVLITVLTKRMAEDLTEYLAEHGVRVRYLHSDIDTVERVEIIRDLRLGEFDVLVGINLLREGLDMPEVSLVMIMDADKEGFLRSERSLIQTIGRAARNLNGKAILYADKITGSMERAMGETERRRNKQLEHNEAHGITPKGVKKSVADILEAGQAPGKKRQKGAGRKGRYEVEVPEGDVWSQIAALETKMFQHAKDLEFEQAAQVRDEISKLKQKAV
- a CDS encoding bifunctional serine/threonine-protein kinase/formylglycine-generating enzyme family protein, with protein sequence MQIPGYRIIRKINQGGMSTVYLAIQLSVGREVALKVMSPALNADPIFSERFQREANIVGQLSHPNIVSIYDIGRYKNLNYIAMDYLPGGSVHDKMATGLSTAEILRIMREMALALDLAHEKGYIHRDIKPENILFRENNSAVLSDFGVAKTVSSSSQMTNAGMVVGTPHYMSPEQARGKSIDGRSDIYSLGIVFYEMLTGSVPFKADEAVAIAIKHLTAPIPRLPPQYSLYQKLLNKLLAKDPDDRFQRGREIAIAIEELDATLSGSRPRYMSNTEPSAMHIATLFKALVLTSYVAIAAQIKAIAQEVYSWRWSPKRGFYRRPNITITEVTTTPDTSENDRSTVVSTRIQKAAFYQAAGRPKFSLARVLSISAVVGTLWFTFSVALARFDLPGEHSYPYWLYNAAQFSAALVDEKAQTVLPVAATESPQPILRSPTPEPTPEAAVASPAPAATVTQQSTDAPPEEAAIDVALPEPEPEETPAPPPPTYALTVTADPEDARIRILNIRDRYRHGIELPAGRYRVEVTAKGYHGYEEWVQIDNAQLEHTVKLKKVIQPGSIFKNDLASGELGPEMVIIGPGRFDMGDKNSSTTMPIRSVTISEAFAISRFEITFADFDKYLKAESLGQLDDNRWGRGARPAINVSWEEAQNYVAWLSKTTGKRYRLPTEAEWEYVARAGTTGDYWWEGDAKGKANCRSRCDSDFAGLFITKTAPVGTYSANPYGVFDTAGNVAEWVEDCFQNHFVSAPRDGSAVITSDCNKRTVRGGSMKDSASEITNYYREGRFAGKRYSDVGFRVVVELNY
- a CDS encoding PP2C family serine/threonine-protein phosphatase, coding for MPPLNYSAATDKGLTRDNNEDTYFAGPDVGVWVVADGMGGHEAGEVASAIVRDCIKQQVKQQVNLSVAIENSHKAILQAAKDGVGAPGMGSTVVALKSKQSDYEVAWVGDSRAYLWTFKPDGGSLEQLTLDHSYVQMLVDTGAISAADKDQHPDRNVITQCLGSQELKNVRVDQVHGVWEKDQWILLCSDGLTDELDDEALARLLCECRSPKDAVSKLLQAALDSGGNDNITIQVVESPLTKRRFYTAITDWLPELTGNSSLDFSLYSLALASFGLLCYWLLG
- a CDS encoding FHA domain-containing protein, producing MLKLRFKNNKHNAVWLVEPKVTIGRDSKNDMVVDDASVAELHAEIHVNHEELTLRVLNPEQPVRVNEKSISKGARLKVNDVLTLGKVQLQVVDPKQEPKAVPTLVRTETTGWSLKANHAALANKVFNIAPKTVVGRASDCDIVLAAAHLSRRHAELTVKDGLLYVKDLGSANGTFLNGTQITEARVKRGDELRFDTLGFGVVGPTDDMDKTSIRSMPKPKPQAAARKGGVKRPLEPNVEQVKAAMAAPEAEDEQPRASAFTGLSITLLVIAGIAYWAWQSGYFGG
- a CDS encoding DUF5610 domain-containing protein, encoding MLAPIQPNSAQFSPGSLTPDTSRARQSSSLSTPALQGASRSEPVAATREQGITPDRAAGTILLFIENRLQADAAAGMSTEDLQSRLDAGLEGFLKGFNEAKTILSEAGLLSDELMASIGATYDKVLAGLANMAEELGLDDSAIKAAQTPAAEEPPVLDAPDAVTAPVADIKGLVKASRAFDFSVTTQEGDKVQISASSFFKANYAANGNGASASLRQGESFQLKIQGDLNEDELAAINDLLGQVNDLADQFYGGDLQAAFESALALDFDANEIAGFALDLQQTQVQKVRTTYGQPAQASPFQPLGPMADQVQAALESARQFMEPANLLLNILDKMSGVHPESGQADAGVHKLFSDTVGAMADKLAA